The genomic DNA GCGTCTCATCCACCGGCTTCACCTACAACATTCAGACCAGCCCCGGCAGTGCCTCGAGCTGCACCGATACCACCGCGGGCATGACGGCCTCGGCGCAAGGCGTGAGCCGGGATGCGCTGATCAATTGGGTGCGCGGAAGCGACAACGTCGGCGACGAGCCGAGCCCGGGCGGCGGCATCACGGTCCGTCCGTCCGTGCACGGCGATGTGCTGCACTCGCGCCCGGCCGTCGTCAACTACGGAGGCTCGACCGGGGTCGTGGTGTTCTACGGCGCCAACGACGGCATGTTCCGTGCCGTCAACGGCAATCAGCCGCCCACCGCCAATGGCGCACCGGCGCCGATGGGCTTCTGCACCGTGTCTTCCGACTGTGCGATCGGAGGGGTCGCGCCGGGCGGAGAACTGTGGAGCTTCGTGCCGACCGAGTTCTATTCGAAGCTTCAGCGGCTCTACAACAACAGCCCGGTCGTCAAGATGCCCAGCACGCCGACGGGCATCGTTCCCACGCCGCAGTCGAAGGACTATTTCTTCGACGGGAGTCCGAGCGTCTACCAGAACGGCAGCAACGCCTACATCTTTCTCGCGGCGCGACGCGGCGGCCCGGTCCTCTACGCGCTCGATGTGAGTTCGCCGACGGCGCCGCGATTCATGTGGAAGCACACGAACCAGGATGCCGGATTCACCGAACTCGGCCAGACCTGGTCGCAACCCAAGGTGGCGATCCTCAGCTGTCGCCAGAACCCGAATTACGACCCTCTGGCTTGCGATCCTTCGGCCACTCCGCCGAAGGATCCGGGATATCCGGTGCTGGTATTCGGCGCCGGCTACGACACGAACGAGGACATCGAGCCGCCGGCTGCGGACACGATGGGGCGCGGCATCTTCATCGTGGATGCCGTCAGCGGCAATCTCCTGTGGAGTGCCAAGCCGGGCGGAAGCACCGACAGCTGCATCGGGAACCCGTGCAAGCTGCTGAGCATGACGTACGCCGTGCCGGCCGACGTCACGCTGGTGGACCGTGATTTCGACGGCTTCATCGACAGGCTGTACACGGCCGATCTGGGCGGCAATATCTGGCGTGTGGACCTGAAGCCGCCGGCGGGCGCGCCGAATTTCGGCCCGAGTACCTGGCAGACGACCTTGTTCGCGGCGCTGGGCGGCACGGGGACCACGAAGCGCAAGTTCTTCTTCCCGCCCGACGTCGTGCTGACGAAGAACTTCGACGCCGTGCTGGCGGTCACGGGAGACCGGGAGCACCCGCTGGCGAGCCAGCAGGCCAACAGCATCGTGAATCGCTTCTACATGATCAAGGACACGAACGTGGGCATGAGCGCGTCCGGCTGGACCGCGATGCGCGACGACACGAGCAGCACCGCCGATGCTCAGCCTCTCTCGCTGTTCAATGCGACATCGACGCCCTATGCCGGGTCTCTCAATGGCTTCTACGTGACCCTGCTCGGGCTGGACAGCAAGGGCAATACGTCGCTCGGCGAGAAGGGGGTGAACGCACCCACCACCGTGGGTGGGCTGGTTCACTTCGGAACCAACCAGCCCTCGGCGCCCAGCGCGAACAGCTGCAAGGCCAATCTGGGTACGGCACGCAGCTACGAGATCAATTTCATCAACGGCACAACGAACCAGACCGTCCTCGATGGCGGCGGCCTTGCGCCCTCGCCGGTATTCGGCATGGTCACGCTCATCATCGACGGAAAATCGAAGCAGATCCCCTTCCTGATCGGCGCGGGCGGCGGCGGCGGTGGCGCCGATTCGCGCTCGAGCATCGGCGCACAAAGGCCGGACATTCCGATCAAGGCGGCGAGGAAGAGGACCTATTGGTATCGGAACATCGACCCCTGATTGTTGAGCTCGCGCGGATTTCCCCGCCTTTCCGGTTCGCTCGATGTCGGACAGCACCTTCGTCGGAAGGGGCTGTCCGGCATCGAACCGACCGTCACGTGTTTGCTACATTAGCCAGCTATCCACTGGCTTCACCGAACGGACGTGTCATCTCTTCATGGATAACCGACTCGCTTGGGCCCAGGCCGCCTGTGCACGCGTCATGCGTCCATTGGTCAGGCTGGGGTTGGCCTTAGGGCTCAAGCATCGGCACCTGGAAGAGTTGATGCGGGATCTTCTCCTGGACGAGGCACGCCGCGTGTGGCGCACCCAGGGCGTCAGCGAGCCGAACATCAGCCAGTTGTCCGTCACGACGGGATTGAACCGCAAGGCGATCACCGCCAAGGTGCGGGAGACGGCCGACGCTTTGCCCAGCATGGACGTATCGGCCGCCGCAAAGACGTTCACGATGTGGTTGCAGGTACTCGCCGATGACCCCGCATCCCGGCGTCTGCCGATCACCGGCGAGGCGCAGGCGCAGTCCTTCGAGAAGCTGGCCAGGCAAGGCAGCCGCGGCAACGTCCATCATCGCGCGATCCTGGACGAACTGGTGCGGCTCAACATGGTGAGCGAGGACGGCGGATACGTCGAGCTGAAGGCCGATGGCTTCGTGCCCGCGCAGGATCTCCAGTCGATGCTCGCGTTCATGGGGGACAATTCACGCGATCATCTGCTTGCTGCCGTCTCCAATATCCTGGGCGAACGATCGCCAATGCTCGAGCGGTCGGTGTATGCGAACGGCCTGAGCTTGCAGGACTGCGAGAATATCCATGAACTCGTGCGACGGCGTTGGAACGCGCTGCATCTCGAACTCACCCGCGAGATGACCCGTGTTGTCGATGGGGCGGGAGACGCAGGCTCGGGCCGGATCCGTGTCGGCATCTATACCTATTACGAAGACGCCGAGAAACCATCGGGTAGCGGCGGAAGCGAATCATGAACACCAGATTTTGGCGCGGCGGCCTCAACACCCTTTTGATCGCACTGCTCATTTCGTGCGGTGGGGGCGGCAGCAGTAGCGGCAGCGTTTCGGCGAACGTCGCCGCCTCGACCGACGGCGGCACGCTCACTGCGACCGTTGTAGCGGGCGGCGGCACGGACAGCGCCAGCAGCAGCGCGGCCAGTGGATCGACAACCACCGCCTCGAACGGAAATGGCTCGGGCGTGGGGTCTGGCGGAACGGGTATCAGCGTCGCGGGTGACGCTACCAGCGTGGGCGCGGTCGACGGCATTGGAAGCATCATCGTCAACGGCCTTCGCTACGACATCGACAGCGCGACCATCGATCTTCGGGATGCTGCGACCCTGCAGATCGGCATGTCGGTCAAGGTCATGGGCTCGGTCGACGCCTCGTTCACGAATGGTGTCGCCACGCAAGTGACGTCCGCTGCGGATTTGCGCGGGCCGGTCACGGCCATCGATCCTATCGGGGGCAGCTTCGCCGTCATGGGGACGACGGTGACCATCGACGAGGCAACCGTCTGGGCCGATGTGCCCGGACTGGCCAGCCTGATACCTGGCACCACGATACAGGTCTGGGGCCTTCCGGCAAGCCCTGGCGTACTGCGCGCCACGCGTGTCCAGCAACAGATCCCGAGTGCAGCACCCATTGCAACGGGAACCGTTCAGCAACTGGATTTGGCAAGAGGTACTTTTGCGCTGGGCGGCCTGACGGTCGCGTACGGTTCAGCGAGTTTTGCCGGCGGCATCAACCCGACCACTCTGACGAACGGCACCATCGTGCGTGTCCGTGCGGACACCCAGGCCTCACCAGGCTTGCTCATGGCCACGCAGGTCGAAAGCTGGTACCCGATCCCCGGGGCGACCGGCACGCCGATCCAACTGGAAGGCGTGATCACGAACTACGCAGCGCTGAACTCCTTCCAGGTCCTGGGAAGATCCATCAATGCTTCCGCCGCCCAGATCACCGGAGGGCAAGCCTCCAAGATCGGCAACGGGGTGAAGATCCAGGTCGGCGGCACGCTTGTCAATGGCGTGCTGGTTGCGACGGAAATCAAGATCAAGCACATTCCGGGCGCCGGCGCGCTGCCTTCTTTCACGCTCATCGGCTCGATAGGCAACTATGTCTCGGCAGCGAGCTTCCGCGTGCATGGGCAATTGGTGGATGCCAGCGCGCCTGACGTGGTGTTCGTGAACGGAACACAAGCAAACCTGGCGAACGGCGTGAAGGTGACGGCCGTGGGCGCCGAGGTCGTGAATGGGATCCTGCTCGCCAGCCAGGTCAGCTTCGGCCCATAGCCGCGATCGAGGCGATCAGCCGGCTTGCGTTACGCTTCCACCAGCACTCTTGAAATTGAAAGACACAATGAAAAAGATTCTGACTCTGATGCTCGCCGTCGCCGCGCTGGGTTCTGCCAACGCGCAGCCCAGTGTCGGTGTGTCGATCGGCATCAACCAGCCGGGCGTCTACGGCCGCATCAACATTGGTGATCTTCCGAGACCCGCTTTGATTCTTCCCCAACCGGTGATCATTGCCCCCGCGCCAGTGCAGCGCCCGCCGATCTATCTCTACGTGCCAGCAGCGCATCAGCAGAATTGGCGCCGTTACTGCGGGCGCTACAACGCTTGCGGCCAGCCGGTGTATTTCGTACAGGAATCCTGGGTTCGCCAGCGCTACGAGGCAGAGCATCCTGGCTGGGGGCGCGGCCGGCATCGTGGCTGGGAGGACCACGGTCACCGTGACCACGATCGTGGCTGGGACCACGAGCACGATCGTGGCCATGGCCATGATCGCGGCCCTGGACATGGTCGCGGGCACAACCATTGACGCGAGGGCGAGCGTGTTTTCATCTGCGTCAGATTCGGAGCGCCACGCATTTCAATCTCGCTATGCGCAAGGCAGATTCCTCCAAAGCACCGACGGTCCACCCTAGCTTCTGAAGTCGCCGCTCGTCTTGACGCGCATGCCAGCGCGACGGGAGGCCGAGGCCTTGCGCCACGCAAGCCATCCCACTTGCGTCCCCGGCAGCGATGCTCCCTTGCGGCCGCTATGTCGCCCTGGATTTCGATGAGGCGCGGTGCGTCCGAACCCATGACGAATCGCCGTGCACGAATTCGAGTTGTCGTCTTACAAGTGCATGCCGCACCATGTACGAAAACAGCATTACAAAATGGAAGTTTTTCACATTTCCAGAATTCGTTCATGAACGCGCAACAGAGGTTATTGGAGCAGCCATTGAACCCGGATCGACGCTTGTTTCAAACGTCGCGACGGGCGCTGTTCGGATGCGCTGCGCCGTCGACCGATCCATTTCGACGACAACCGTCCGAATGAGTTCGGCAACAAGCTGCGCATGCCGATGTTTGCCGTGGTCTTCGCCGCGCATTCGAGCAATGCAGTGCGAGTCGCTGATTCATAACACCATGACGCTATTCCAATGCCACCGACCACCTTTGTTGCCGAAGACAGCGAGATCATTTCTTCTTTCGGAAGGATGACGCATGCGAATTGCTGAGTGGGTGAAGAAGGCAGCGATATCGGTGGCGGTTGTGCTCGGCGCCTGCGGCGGTGGGGAGGGGGCGGGGCGGCGGCTTCCCGGTGGTCGAACTCCCCGCAGCCGGTTCGCCGAGCACTGCATCTGTCAACCTGAGCGGCACTGCGAGCTACGACGCGGTCCCGAACCCGGCAGGTGCATTGGTCTACTCGGCGAGTGCGTCCAGGCCCGTTCGCGGCGCGGTCGTCGAGATCGTCAACGGCGCGTCGGTCATCGCCACCACGACCACAGACGCCAACGGCGCGTACTCGGTGACAGTGCCTTCAGGCACATCCATTGCCGTCAGAGTCAAGGCGCAGTTGCTGCAGGTCGGCAGCGGCCCTGCGTGGGATGTGAGTGTGCGCGACAACACGCAGTCGGATGCCATCTACAGCATGGAGACACCCGTGTTCTCGTCCGGCACCGCTGCAATCGTGCGCGACGTCCATGCGCCTTCCGGCTGGGACGGCACAGCTTACAGCGCGACCCGGGTGGCGGCGCCGTTCTCGATTCTCGACACGGTCTACACCACGCAGGCCAAAGTCCTGTCGGTGGCGCCCATGGCCATCTTTCCGCCGCTGCGGCTGTTCTGGAGCGTCAACAACCTGCCGGCCAGCGGCGACCCCTCGCTCGGTCAGATCGGCTCGACCTTCTTCACCGCGGGCGACCCCAGCGGCCGCGCGATCTACGTCCTCGGCAAAGCCGACGTGGACACCGACGAATACGACGCCTCGGTCATTGCGCACGAATGGGGCCACTACTACCAATCGGTCTTCAGCCGTGACGACTCGCCCGGCGGCAGCCATTCCCTGACCGACCGCCTGGATCGGCGCGTCGCATTCTCCGAAGGCTGGGGCAACGCATGGTCCGGCATTTCGCTGGAACGCAGCAACTACACCGACTCCGCCGGACCGGGTCAGGTCCAGGGCGCCAATCTCGATCTCACAGCCGGCGTGACATCGAACCCGGGCTGGTTTCGCGAGGCCTCGATCCACTCGATCCTGTGGAGGCTGAACAGCCAGATCGGCTTCAAGCCGATTCACGACACGCTCACGGGCCCCTTCAAGAGCGGGGTCGCGCTGACGTCCATCCATTCCTTCACCGCGGCCTTCGATGCCGCTGCCCCGGGCAGTGCGTCGGCCTTGGCGAGCCTGCTCGTCGGCCAGAGCATCAGCGCGGCCACGAGCGATCCCTTCGGCAACGCCGAAACGAACAATGGCGGCATCGCGCTCGCACTGCCCATGTACCGGCAAGCGACTGTCGGCGGCAACACGACTGCCTGCGTGTCCAACCTGGCCGGTGCAGGCAACAAGCTCGGCAACTTCGCCTACCTGCGCTTCAACCTGCCGGCCGCGGCCAACCACATGATCACGGTCGCCGGGCCTTTGGCCTCCGACCCGGATGTCACCGTCTACAGCGGACACCCGATCGCCCAAAGCGAGGGCCCCGGCCCGACCGAGAGCGCGCTGGTCAACCTGCCTGCCGGTACCAGCGTGCTGGCGATCAACGATTTCAACAATGCCTCGGCGAACACCTGCTTCACCGTCACCATCCAATGAGGAGCAGATCCATGAACAGAACTGGCAATCTGGGCGCGCCGTTCATGCTGCTTGCGCTCGTGCTCTGCGCGCCATTGCAGGCCTGCGCCGACGGCAGAAACAGGAGCGCTGCCGGCATGACAACGGCGCCGAGCAAGGTGAACGGTTCGGGTGTCACCGTCCAGTACCGGGTCGATCCGCTGCCGCAGGCGGGCCAGGCGACCTCGATCGTGCTGAGCTTCGACGGCATCACCGATCCCGCAGGCGCGACGGTCCAGTTGCGCAGCGACGCCGGGCTCAAGCTCGGCGCCGCCGCGACAACGCGCACGCTGCCGGCCGGCGAAGTCTCGAACTGGACCGTCGAGGTCGTGCCTGCGGCCCAGGGCATCGGCTATCTCCATGTGTTCACGACGCAGAACGGCACGACCAGTTCGATCTCGATTCCCGTGCAGGTGGGCAAGGCGCCCTCCAGCATGCCGTCGATGGGCGAATTGAAGGCCGGGCCGGGCACCGAGAAGATCCTCTCGATGCCCGTGAAGTAGCGACGTTGACCGATGGTTGGCAACAGCCTGGCGGAGGTCGCCTTGCCGTCCCATTTCCCATGTTGTCCCGTGCCAACGACCATCAGGCCGTTGCGCTCATTGTCCATTGGAGCGTTCGATGTTCAGACCCGAATCAGATAGTGCCGATGATCCGCAGCGACGATCGCTCTGGCAGGCCACGGATGGCAGCACCGCACCGGAAGCTCTCGCACGATCTCTCACGCGCTCGCAGAAACGCCTCAAGCGCTGTGTCGACATCGTCGGGGCGGCTGCGCTCCTGATCGTGCTCAGTCCGGTGTACCTTGCCTTGTGCGTGGCCGTGCAGGTGAGCATGGGCCGCCCCGTGCATTTCTGGCACAACCGGGTCGGCGAGGGCGGCAAGCGCTTCCGGTTCTACAAGTTCAGGTCGATGCTGCGCAACTCTGAAGGGGTGCTCGAGGAATACCTGAGCCGCAACGACATGGCCCGCACGCAGTGGGACACTTTCCAGAAGCTGGAAGCGGACCCCCGCATCACGTTCCTGGGGCGGCTCATCCGCAAGTCGAGTCTCGACGAACTGCCCCAGCTCTGGAACGTGCTGAAAGGTGACATGAGCCTGGTCGGTCCCCGGCCTTGCATGGAGCGCCAGCGAAGCCTGTACGGGCAGCACTGGGGCCACTACTGTTCGGTCAAACCGGGCATCACCGGTCTGTGGCAGGTGAGCGGGCGCAATCGGCTCTCGTACGCACAACGCGTCGCGCTGGACGTCGAATACGTTCGTCGATGGTCGCTCTGGCTCGACATCAGGATCCTTTTGAGGACGGTCAGAGCCGTGGCCTTCGGCGAAGGGTCGGGTTGACCTTCAACGACGGCCTCCATTGCGCGCGCAGCACCCGGGCATCGATCGTGCGAAACGACCTATCTCAATGCACGGCAGGTCGAATCCGCGGGACAGGCGCTACGGCGTCCGGACCTCGACGGTGACGTGCGACAACGAGCGGAATCTGCCTAGCTTGGCCCGATAGAAATCGCACCCGCGCGGCGCAGCGGTCACGACCGAGACGATCGCGCCGAGGTGACCGGGGCCAAGACGCCAAAGGTGCAGGTCGACCAGCCGATCACCGTCGGCTTCAATGGCCTTGCGAACATCCTCGCTCATCTCCCGATCGACGTTCATGTCCAGCAGGATCGCGCCGGTGTCGCGGATCAGCCCGTACGACCAGTTGGCGATCACGAGCGCGCCGACGATGCCTACCGCCGGATCCATCCAGAGCCAGCCGAAGAGTCGCGCAGCGATCAATCCCAGGATCACCAGCACCGAGACAGCGGCGTCGGCCATGACGTGGACCAGGGCGGCCCGGAAGTTGTTGTCCTGGTGCGTCTTTGCGCCGACGCTGAGATGCTCATGCTCATGCTCATGCTCATGCTCATGCTCATGCTCATGCTCAGCGTGCGAGTGGCCATGCCCGTGATGATCCCCGCCGCTGCTCAGCAGCCATGCACTGGCCAGGTTGACGAGAAGGCCGAGGACCGCAATCGGAATGGCCTGGTTGAAATCGATACCGACAGGCGTCAGCAAGCGGCTCACGGCCTCATAGCCGATGAGCAGAGCGATCACGGCCAGCACGATGGCGCTGGTGAAGCCCGCGAGATCCCCGAGCTTTCCGGTGCCGAAGGTGAAGCGCGCGTCGGTCGCATGGCGCCGGGCGTAGGTGTACGCCACCGCCGCAATCAACAACGCGCCGGCATGCGTGGACATGTGCAGGCCGTCGGCCACCAGGGCCACGGAGCCGAACAGCATGCCGCCGACGATCTCGGTCACCATCATGACGCCGCACAGCCCGATCACGATCCATGTCTTGCGTTCGCTGCGCTCGTGCCGGGCGCCGAGGAAGACATGGCTGTGTGCCGCATTCTTCGAGGTCATATTCGCCTCACTCATTTGAAGTAGCTGTGGACGAGATCGACGAGCTGGTCGGCGGCATCGCGATCGAGTGCGCCGCGGTGCTTGACCGGATCGACCAGGTGGGTTCGGATGTGGTCTTCGACAACCTCGGCCAGCAAACCGTTCATTGCCCCGCGGCTGGCGGCGATCAGGTGCATGACCTGGGCGCAGCCCACTCCGCCTTGCAGCCCGCGCTCGATGGCATCGACTTGACCGCGGATGCGGCGCACCCGGTTCAGAAGCTTCTGCTTCTCGTGGATGGTGTGGCTCATGGTTGTTCAGATAGGGTAGGGGGGTATCCTATAAGAATCGGATGCGGGCGTCCAGC from Variovorax sp. PBL-E5 includes the following:
- a CDS encoding DUF6502 family protein, whose product is MDNRLAWAQAACARVMRPLVRLGLALGLKHRHLEELMRDLLLDEARRVWRTQGVSEPNISQLSVTTGLNRKAITAKVRETADALPSMDVSAAAKTFTMWLQVLADDPASRRLPITGEAQAQSFEKLARQGSRGNVHHRAILDELVRLNMVSEDGGYVELKADGFVPAQDLQSMLAFMGDNSRDHLLAAVSNILGERSPMLERSVYANGLSLQDCENIHELVRRRWNALHLELTREMTRVVDGAGDAGSGRIRVGIYTYYEDAEKPSGSGGSES
- a CDS encoding DUF5666 domain-containing protein — protein: MNTRFWRGGLNTLLIALLISCGGGGSSSGSVSANVAASTDGGTLTATVVAGGGTDSASSSAASGSTTTASNGNGSGVGSGGTGISVAGDATSVGAVDGIGSIIVNGLRYDIDSATIDLRDAATLQIGMSVKVMGSVDASFTNGVATQVTSAADLRGPVTAIDPIGGSFAVMGTTVTIDEATVWADVPGLASLIPGTTIQVWGLPASPGVLRATRVQQQIPSAAPIATGTVQQLDLARGTFALGGLTVAYGSASFAGGINPTTLTNGTIVRVRADTQASPGLLMATQVESWYPIPGATGTPIQLEGVITNYAALNSFQVLGRSINASAAQITGGQASKIGNGVKIQVGGTLVNGVLVATEIKIKHIPGAGALPSFTLIGSIGNYVSAASFRVHGQLVDASAPDVVFVNGTQANLANGVKVTAVGAEVVNGILLASQVSFGP
- a CDS encoding pollen Ole e 1 allergen/extensin family protein, translated to MVELPAAGSPSTASVNLSGTASYDAVPNPAGALVYSASASRPVRGAVVEIVNGASVIATTTTDANGAYSVTVPSGTSIAVRVKAQLLQVGSGPAWDVSVRDNTQSDAIYSMETPVFSSGTAAIVRDVHAPSGWDGTAYSATRVAAPFSILDTVYTTQAKVLSVAPMAIFPPLRLFWSVNNLPASGDPSLGQIGSTFFTAGDPSGRAIYVLGKADVDTDEYDASVIAHEWGHYYQSVFSRDDSPGGSHSLTDRLDRRVAFSEGWGNAWSGISLERSNYTDSAGPGQVQGANLDLTAGVTSNPGWFREASIHSILWRLNSQIGFKPIHDTLTGPFKSGVALTSIHSFTAAFDAAAPGSASALASLLVGQSISAATSDPFGNAETNNGGIALALPMYRQATVGGNTTACVSNLAGAGNKLGNFAYLRFNLPAAANHMITVAGPLASDPDVTVYSGHPIAQSEGPGPTESALVNLPAGTSVLAINDFNNASANTCFTVTIQ
- a CDS encoding sugar transferase is translated as MFRPESDSADDPQRRSLWQATDGSTAPEALARSLTRSQKRLKRCVDIVGAAALLIVLSPVYLALCVAVQVSMGRPVHFWHNRVGEGGKRFRFYKFRSMLRNSEGVLEEYLSRNDMARTQWDTFQKLEADPRITFLGRLIRKSSLDELPQLWNVLKGDMSLVGPRPCMERQRSLYGQHWGHYCSVKPGITGLWQVSGRNRLSYAQRVALDVEYVRRWSLWLDIRILLRTVRAVAFGEGSG
- the dmeF gene encoding CDF family Co(II)/Ni(II) efflux transporter DmeF; its protein translation is MSEANMTSKNAAHSHVFLGARHERSERKTWIVIGLCGVMMVTEIVGGMLFGSVALVADGLHMSTHAGALLIAAVAYTYARRHATDARFTFGTGKLGDLAGFTSAIVLAVIALLIGYEAVSRLLTPVGIDFNQAIPIAVLGLLVNLASAWLLSSGGDHHGHGHSHAEHEHEHEHEHEHEHEHLSVGAKTHQDNNFRAALVHVMADAAVSVLVILGLIAARLFGWLWMDPAVGIVGALVIANWSYGLIRDTGAILLDMNVDREMSEDVRKAIEADGDRLVDLHLWRLGPGHLGAIVSVVTAAPRGCDFYRAKLGRFRSLSHVTVEVRTP
- a CDS encoding metal/formaldehyde-sensitive transcriptional repressor; this translates as MSHTIHEKQKLLNRVRRIRGQVDAIERGLQGGVGCAQVMHLIAASRGAMNGLLAEVVEDHIRTHLVDPVKHRGALDRDAADQLVDLVHSYFK